In Poecile atricapillus isolate bPoeAtr1 chromosome W, bPoeAtr1.hap1, whole genome shotgun sequence, one DNA window encodes the following:
- the LOC131592250 gene encoding parvalbumin, muscle, whose amino-acid sequence MAMTDLLSAEDIKKAVGAFSAAESFNYKKFFEMVGLKKKSPEDVKKVFHILDKDQSGFIEEEELKFVLKGFTPEGRDLSDKETKALLAAGDKDGDGKIGADEFATMVAES is encoded by the exons ATGGCTATGACTGACTTGCTCAGCGCTGAGGATATCAAGAAGGCTGTGGGAGCCTTTTCAG CGGCTGAATCTTTTAACTACAAAAAGTTTTTCGAGATGGTaggattgaaaaagaaaagcccagAAGACGTGAAGAAGGTTTTCCATATTCTTGATAAAGATCAGAGCGGCTTCATTGAGGAGGAAGAATTGAA GTTTGTCCTGAAGGGCTTTACCCCAGAAGGAAGAGACCTATCAGACAAAGAAACAAAGGCTCTTCTGGCTGCTGGAGATAAGGACGGTGATGGTAAAATTGGCGCTGATG aaTTTGCAACTATGGTGGCTGAATCATAA